Proteins encoded by one window of Teretinema zuelzerae:
- a CDS encoding helix-turn-helix transcriptional regulator, whose product MKNVLSDLRQMRGLTQQELGEWVGVSRQTIISLESGRYNPSLHLAHRLSVFFETPIEEIFLFDDENSYEAVEPESLDRVSSV is encoded by the coding sequence ATGAAAAATGTTTTATCTGATTTACGGCAAATGCGGGGTTTGACACAGCAGGAATTGGGGGAATGGGTCGGCGTGAGCAGGCAAACTATCATTTCGCTTGAATCGGGAAGGTATAACCCTTCTTTGCATCTTGCCCATCGACTGTCTGTTTTTTTTGAAACCCCGATAGAAGAGATTTTTTTATTTGATGACGAGAATTCATACGAGGCTGTCGAACCGGAATCTTTGGATAGGGTAAGCTCCGTATAA
- a CDS encoding alpha/beta hydrolase has product MRHQIIELDCDYSRAGIGAPQQKATLHTYILDNSLEMQPFRRRPMVLICPGGGYEFTSFREGEHIAVRMNALGFQAAILKYSCKPAVFPAPQLEAAAAVALIRKNAAAWHIHPKKIIAAGFSAGGHLAASLGTLWNEPFLSELTGVKPALIRPNALLLCYPVITSGEFAHKGSFKALLAERHDELLESVSLEKRVTSDTPPAFIWHTVEDQLVPVENSLLFAQALRAKGVPFEMHLYQRGGHGLAAATEETANSLGWGIQEDCQGWIDLAGRWIRSL; this is encoded by the coding sequence ATGCGGCATCAGATAATTGAACTGGACTGCGATTATTCGCGCGCAGGAATCGGCGCGCCCCAGCAAAAAGCGACGTTGCACACCTATATATTGGACAATTCGCTGGAAATGCAGCCGTTCAGACGAAGGCCTATGGTCCTCATCTGCCCGGGGGGCGGCTATGAATTCACCTCGTTTCGGGAAGGAGAGCATATCGCCGTCAGGATGAACGCGTTGGGATTCCAGGCCGCGATCCTGAAGTACAGCTGCAAGCCCGCTGTGTTTCCGGCGCCTCAGCTTGAAGCGGCCGCGGCCGTCGCCCTGATACGAAAAAACGCCGCCGCCTGGCATATACATCCGAAGAAAATCATCGCCGCGGGCTTTTCTGCGGGGGGACATCTGGCGGCCAGCCTCGGAACGCTTTGGAACGAACCCTTTCTTTCGGAGCTGACAGGAGTAAAACCCGCGCTGATACGGCCGAACGCTCTGCTCTTGTGCTATCCGGTTATCACTTCGGGTGAATTCGCCCACAAAGGATCTTTTAAAGCCTTGCTTGCGGAACGCCACGACGAGCTGCTCGAGAGCGTTTCTCTGGAAAAAAGGGTGACGAGCGACACGCCGCCCGCGTTCATCTGGCACACGGTCGAGGATCAGCTGGTTCCGGTCGAAAACTCCCTGCTTTTCGCGCAAGCCTTGCGGGCAAAGGGAGTTCCCTTCGAAATGCACTTGTATCAAAGAGGAGGGCACGGGCTTGCCGCGGCGACGGAAGAAACGGCGAACAGTCTCGGGTGGGGGATACAGGAAGACTGTCAGGGCTGGATAGACCTGGCCGGCCGATGGATACGATCTCTATAA
- a CDS encoding PspC domain-containing protein, translating to MARRLYKIEQGRKIFGVCGGVAEYFNIDVAIVRIVWAVLGLCYGTGILIYLVCAFVLPNKSEVEAF from the coding sequence ATGGCCCGACGGCTTTATAAGATCGAACAGGGAAGAAAGATATTCGGAGTGTGCGGCGGCGTCGCGGAGTATTTTAATATCGATGTCGCGATTGTGCGGATTGTGTGGGCTGTCCTCGGCTTATGCTACGGAACAGGCATTCTGATCTATCTCGTCTGCGCCTTTGTCCTTCCGAATAAAAGCGAAGTAGAAGCTTTTTAA
- a CDS encoding Crp/Fnr family transcriptional regulator, with product MALMDDTQTAFPLDIYLSPEDKSMVHSHLRVADIPAGTVLFDSTSCKGVIVVVSGVVRVYILSDGGREITLYRLFANDLCTLSVSCVMGSMPMQAMIQTDTDCRITTLSNDIFSDIHSRYPSIQKLMLETMNSRLSDIMWVLEQVAFKAMDVRIAQYLLSRPSLIVYSTHDEIAAELGTAREVVSRMLKYFEKNGYVELSRGKIKIIDERGFRKILEKSE from the coding sequence ATGGCTCTTATGGACGATACGCAAACAGCCTTTCCCCTGGATATCTATCTTTCTCCCGAAGACAAGTCGATGGTTCATTCGCATCTGCGGGTTGCCGATATTCCCGCCGGAACGGTTTTATTCGATTCAACAAGCTGTAAAGGCGTTATCGTCGTCGTTTCAGGGGTCGTACGCGTATATATCCTGTCCGACGGCGGCAGGGAAATCACCCTGTATCGCTTGTTCGCGAACGATTTATGCACGCTCTCCGTTTCCTGCGTAATGGGATCGATGCCGATGCAGGCGATGATTCAAACCGATACCGATTGCAGGATAACCACCCTTTCAAACGATATATTCTCTGATATCCATTCACGGTACCCTTCGATCCAAAAATTGATGCTGGAAACCATGAACTCCAGGCTTTCCGATATTATGTGGGTTCTGGAGCAGGTCGCCTTCAAGGCGATGGACGTCCGAATAGCCCAATATCTATTGTCTCGACCGTCGCTTATCGTGTATTCGACGCATGACGAGATTGCCGCAGAGCTCGGCACCGCCCGCGAGGTAGTGAGCAGAATGCTCAAGTACTTCGAGAAAAACGGGTATGTCGAGCTGAGCAGGGGCAAAATCAAGATAATCGATGAAAGAGGATTCAGAAAAATCCTCGAGAAATCGGAATAA